The segment GCCACGTTGATCTGGCTCGCCGCCCGGTTGATCTCCTCCACCGCGGCGGAGAGCTCCTCGGCCGCGGAGGCCACCTCCTCGGCGCTCTTGGCGATGTCCGTGCTGCTCCGCAAGGTCTCCGAGACCTCGGCCAGTGACTCGGCGGCCTGCTCGCTCTGCCGCAGTGCCTGGGTCTGCTGGCCGACCGTCTGCAGCGACTCCTCACACGCCGCGGACTGCTGCTCGGCCGCCGCAGCGATCTCCTCGGACCGCTGCTTGGCGCTCGCGGCGGACCGTTTCGCCTGCTCCGCCGCGGCCGCCATCTCGGTGGCGCCGACCATGATCGTGCCCATGTCGGCACGGATGGTCTCCAGCTGCGAGGTGATCGTCTTGCCCTTCTCCACCTCGCCCCGGGCCGTCTCCGCCGAACCCTGCACCGCCGCGGCGATCTCGGTGACGCTGTTGCGGACCTCGTCAATCAGGTCGCGGATCTGCCGGGCGCTGCGCTCGCTGGTCTCGGCCAGGGTGCGCACCTCGTCGGCGACGACCGCGAAACCCTTGCCGTGTTGCCGGGCCCGGGCCGCCTCGATGGCGGCGTTCAGCGCCAGCAGGTTGGTCTGGTCCGCGATATGCGCGACCGTCTTGACGATCTCGCCGATCTCGTCGGCCTGCTTCTCCAGCTCGGTGATCGTCACGACCGACCCGGTCTGCCGGGTGGAGGCGCTGTCGACGTTGGCGAGCAGGTTGCTGATCCCGTTGCGGGTCTCGTTCAGCAAGCCCTGCAGGGCCTGGCTCAGGTCGGCGACCTGGCGGGTGGTCGACTCCTGGCGGCTGACCCGCTCCTCGACCTGGTTCATCGCGGCGAGGCTCTGCTGCGTCGCGCCCGAGGCTTCCTCGGCGCCCGCGGCGATCTGCTGCATCGACTCGGTGAGCTGCCGGGACGCCTCAGCCGCCTGGGCGTTCTGGGCGGAGATCTCGGCGGTGGCGGTGGCGATCCGCTCGGCGGCCTGCTGTTGCTTCGCCACCGAGCGGGCCTGGCGCCGGGTCGCGTCGGAGTCCGCACCCCGGGCGGCTGGACGGGCGGGCGCAGCGGTCGGGCGAGCCGTCCGGGAGCTGTCGGTGGCACGCCCGTTGGTAGTGCTGGTGAGCGGCATGGGTGGTCTCCCAATCTGAGTCCGGTCGATCCCGCGCACACGGGGTGCGCGTCAGGTAACCGTGAGTCGGGACCACGCCGTCGGCGGCCCCTTCGACCAGCAAAATCCTGGCACCGGCGCGACTGCTGGCGAGGCGGTATTCAGCCATTCCGATCCGGCCTGGAAACGAGGTGCCACCTGCCCGGAAGTGTCTGACCGACCTCGGCTAGTTTCGCCTGATGCGCGCACTGGTACAGACCGTCAGCCGAGCGAGCGTCCAGGTCGAGGACGAGATCGTCGGAGAGATCAAGGACGGCCTGCTCGTCCTGGTCGGGGTGACGCACGACGACACCACGGCGAAGGCCGCCGAGCTGGCCCGCAAGACGTGGGAGCTGCGCATCCTGGACGGGGACCGGTCGGCCTCGGACGAGAACGCGCCGGTGCTGGTGGTCAGTCAATTCACCCTGTACGGCGACGCGCGCAAGGGCCGCCGTCCGACCTGGAACGCCGCCGCGCCCGCCGAGGTCGCCGAACCGCTGATCACCAGCTTCGTGGAAGCACTGCGGGCCCGGGGAGCGACCGTCGCAACCGGTCGCTTCCGGGCCCACATGCTGGTCGAAAGCGTGAATGTCGGACCGCGGACGGTCCTGTTGGAACTCTAGAAGAGGCCGCGCCGCTGGGCCGACTGCCGCAGCCACTGGTCCAGCCGGGCGGTCCAGTCGACCTGGTCCACCGTGGCGTAGTCCACGTCGAAGCTGCCGAACGCGTCGTGGCCCTCGGTGAACATGCCACCCCGCTTGTCCAGCTCCAGCACCACCTGGAGCTTGTGCGGCGTGGGCAGGAAGGTCAGCTCGAGCTGGTTGATGCCCCGCGCGTACTGCGAGGGCGGGTAGAACTCGATCTCCTGATAGAACGGAAGCTGCTGCTCGACGCCGTAGACCCGGCCCTTCTCCACGTCGGCCTTGCTGAACCGGAAGCCGAGCCGCAGCAGGGCCGCCAGGATCCGGTCCTGAGCCGGCAGCGGGTGCACCGCCACCGCGTCGAGGTCGGTCTTGTCGACAGCGCGGGCCACCTCGAGCTCGGTCGACAGGCCCATCGTCATGCCGTGCAGATGCTGACCGTTCACCACCGTGATCGGGGTCTGCCACGGCACGTCGAACTTGAACGGGACGTCGTGCCGGACCCCCGGCTCCAACCGGAACGAACCGGTCAGGCGCTGCCGGTGGAACTCCTGATTGCTCTGGTACTCACTGTCGCCGCTCTCGACCTCGACCCGGGTGGTCAGGCCGATCGCCAGATATTCCACGTCGACAGCGTGATCGCCGCCGACGATGTGCACCTGGCCCTCCAGAAACCCGCCCGGGTACGTGTTCGGGTTCGCCAGCACCGTGTCGACGGACGGACCGCCGACTCCGAGTGCCTGCATCATGCGTTTGAAGACCACGACACCATTCCCTTCCTCGGGAAGCACATTATCGAGATGAGACAACCGCGGAGAGTGATCAAGCGCCCGGTTGTCGACTTGACGACGTCAGGGTTCTCCCCGATTCATGCCACCTGGACGCTGGCCTCACCTCCGCTTAACGCGCCGCAGACCAAGCTAGCCATCACCGGCACGGATGCGGCTGGTACGCACGAGACGTTATCGCGGGGAGGGGACTCAAAGTGGTCCTGAACATGAAGGCGTCGGAGTCCAAGGTCGTCGTCGAGGACAGCATGCCCGACGAGGTCGAGGCGCTCGCCGACCTGGACGCCACCGACGAGCGTGGTGTCTCAGCCGACCTGGTTCGCGCCTACCTCAACGGCATCGGCCGGACCCGCCTGCTCACCGCCGTCGAGGAGGTGACGCTCTCGAAGCGCATCGAGGCCGGGTTGTACGCGGAGGAGAAGCTCCCCACCGCCGGCGCCGAGCTCGCACCCCTGCTGCACATCATCGTCGCCGAAGGCAAGGCCGCGAAGAACCACCTGCTCGAGGCGAACCTCCGGCTCGTAGTGAGCATCGCGAAGCGCTACACCGGCCGGGGCATGGCGTTCCTCGACCTGATCCAGGAGGGCAACCTCGGCCTGATCCGCGCGGTCGAGAAGTTCGACTACACCAAGGGCTACAAGTTCTCCACGTACGCCACCTGGTGGATCCGGCAGGCCATCACCCGCGCCATGGCCGACCAGGCCCGCACCATCCGCATCCCGGTGCACATGGTCGAGCAGGTCAACCGCATGGTCCGCTGCCGTCGCGACCTGGCCGCCACGCTCGGCCGTGAGCCCAGCATCGGTGAGATCGCCAAGGCGATGGACGTGCCGGAGTTCCAGGTCATCGAGCTGATCTCGTACGACCGGGAGCCGGTCAGCCTGGACCAGGCGGTCGGCGAGGACGGCGAGAGCGCCCTCGGTGACTTCGTCGCCGCGGTCGACCCGAACCAGCCTGGTGAGGGCGTCGGGCAGGGCGAGCTGCGCAGCGAGGTCGAGATCGTCCTGGCCACGCTTTCCGAGCGGGAGTCGGCGGTGATCCGCCTCCGCTTCGGCCTCGACGACGGCCGGCAGCGCACGCTGGACGAGGTGGGCCGCGAGTTCGGCCTCAGCCGCGAGCGGATCCGCCAGATCGAGAAGGTCACGATGCTCAAGCTTCGCGACCCGGAGCGGGCCTCCCGCCTCGAGGCCTACGCGGTCTGACCCTCACACACTGCGCAACCTACGCGGGCCGGTGTCCGGACGGACACCGGCATCGCCGTATTCGACGACGGCGTGCAGCACCGAGAAACCGTCCGGGCGGGCCAGCACCGGGTTCAGGGTGAGCGAGCGGACCTTCGGGTGCTCGTCGGCCAGGCGGCCCACCCGCAGCAGCAGATCGATCAGCGCGGCGCGGTCCACCGGCGTGGAGCCGCGGTACCCGTGCAGCAGCGGCGCCGCCCGTGGCTCGTCGACCAGCGCCTCGGCCGCCCGGTCGGTCAGCGGTGCGGCCCGCCAGGCCAGGTCACCGAGCAGTTCGCTGGCGACGCCGCCCAGGCCGAACCCGACGACCGGGCCGAACGCCGGATCCTCCAGCACCTCCACCACGCAGGCGACGCCGGCCGGCACCATGGTCTGGACTAGGACGTCCGTACCGAACTCGGTGGAAAGTTCGCGGTACGCAGCGCGTACGCCATCGGGGTCGGAAAGGGCGAGGCGCACGGCGCCGAGGTCTATCCGGTGGCGCAACCCACCGCCTGCCGCCTTGAGCGCGACCGGAAAGCCCAGCTCTACCGCGGCTGCGACCGCGGCATCCTCGGTGCCGGCGAGGGTCGACGGCACGACCGGGATGCCGTAGGCGGCCAGCAGTTCCTCGGGGGTCTCGGCAGCCTCGGCAGCGACCGGATCCACACCGGACAGCTCCGGCATCACGCCCGGCGGGCGCCGCAACCAGTCGGCGTAGTTGACCACCCGGGCCAGGGCCCGCACCGCTTCCTCGACCGAGGGATAGACCGGTACGCGCGGCGGCGCCTTCCCGAAGACCAGCATCGCGACGGTCGGCTTCTCCCCCGCCAGAGCAACGCTGGCCAGCGCCGCGGAGAAGTCGGCGTCCTCGTCGGAGAGCTGCCCGGGCACCGGCGGCGCACAGACCGCGACCAGCGCGTCCACCCGTTCGTCGACCGCGGCGTCAGCGAGCGCGTCGGCCAGATCGTGCGCGGTCGCGGACGGCCCCGCGTCGAAGGGATAGCCCTCGGCCACCACCAGGCCGGCGGCGCGACAGGCGACGACGGCCAGCTCGGCCAGCGCGGACGAATTGCCGACGACGGCCACCCGGCGCCCGGCCGGCAACGGCTGATGCGCCAGCAGCATGCCGACGTCGAAGAGCTCCTGGACGGTGTCCACCCGGATCACGCCGGAGCGGGCGAACAGGGCGGTCACCGCGTTCACATCGGGGCCCGGGGTGTCGCCGGCCAGACCCGGCGGCCGGGTCGCCGAGGCGACCGCCACCACCGGCTTGATCCGGCTCATCCGGCGGGCCAGCCGGGCGAACTTGCGCGGGTTGCCGAACGTCTCCAGGTAGAGCAGGACGACGTCGGTGCCGGGGTCGTCCTGCCAGTACTGCAACAGGTCGTTTCCGGACACGTCGGCCCGGTTGCCGGCGGAGACGAAGCTGGACAGGCCCAGCCCGCGTCGATCGGCCTCGGCCAGCAGCGCCACACCCAGCGCGCCGCTCTGGCTGAAGAAGCCCACCCGGCCGGCGGTCGGCAGGCGCGGGGACATGGTGGCGTTCAGGCGCACCTCGGGGTCGGCGTTGGCGATCCCGAAGCTGTTGGGGCCGACCACCCGGAGGCCGACGGCGCGGGCCCGCTCGATCAGGGCACGCTGCTGCGCGGCGCCCTCCGGGCCGGCCTCGGCGAAGCCCGTGGAGACCACGACCACGCCACCGGCTCCGGCGCGGGCGGCGTCCGCACCGGCCTCCGGCACCGCCTCCGCGGGCACGGCGATCAGGGCCAGGTCGATGGGGGCTCCGGCTTCCGCAGCTGTCCGGTACGCCGCCAGCCCGGCGATCCGCTCCGCGGTGGGATGGACCGGCACGATCGCTCCGGAGTACCCGCCGTCCCGCAGGTTGCCCAGCATCGCGGCGCCGATCCCGTGACCGGTCGCGCTGGCACCGTAGATGGCGATGCCCCTCGGGGCGAGCAGCCGGGCGATCGACCGGGCCTCGGTGAGGTGCTCGCGGGACTCCTGCACCTCGCGGGACTTCTCGGTCGGCGCGATCGGGAAGCTCAGGTGCACGACGCCGTCCGCGTACCGGCGCTGCACCTGGTAGCCCGAGTCGCCGAAGACCCGCAGCATGCCGCCGTTCTCCGGCAGCACCTCGGCGACGAAGCGGGTGATGCCGTGGTCGCGAGCGGCGTCGGCGAGATGTTCCAGCAGCACCGAGCCGATGCCGCGGCCCTGCAGCGCGTCCTCGACCACGAAGGCGACCTCGGCCTCGGGTGAGTCGGGGCCGAGTCGCTCGTACCGTCCCACTGAAGTGATCTTGCCGTCCGCGACCGTGACGAAGGCCTCCCGGTCCCGATGGTCGACGTTGACGAACCGCTGCAGATCGCGCTCCGGGATGCGCGGGTACGGCGAGAAATAGCGCAGGTAACGGGTGCGGTCGCTCATCCGGGAGTGGAAGTCCACGATGGCCGGTGCGTCCTCGGGCCGGATCTGCCGCAGATGCGCGGCAGAGCCGTCGGCCAGCAGAACGTCTGCGCTCCTCTCCACCGGTCAGTCCCGGGGGTCGTGCGGGTCGAGGCCATGCAGCGGGAACACCGCGGACCGGGTGGCCAGGATGGCGCGGTCGACCGGATCGGTCGTACCCGGTGCCCAGCTCTGCACCGGCGGGGTGGTCCCGTCGGTCATCGTCTCCGGAACCCGGGCGTCAGGCCGTTTCTGGGAGGCCAGCCGGCGCCACTCCGGTGGTGTGGGCGTCTCCGGTGCCAGCGGCTCCCCGGTGGCCACCGCGAGCAGGTGCGTCCAGGCCCGGGGCACCACCTCGACCAGCGCGTACCCGCCGCCGCCGGTGGCCACCCACCGCCCCTCGCACACCTCGTCGGCCAACTTCCGGATCGCGATGTACGCCGCCCGCTGCCCGTCCACCGACAACCGCAGGTCGGCGAGCGGGTCGAGCCGGTGCGCGTCGGCGCCGCACTGACTGATGATGATCTCCGGAGCGAAAGCCCGGACCACCGAAGGCACGACCGCGTGGAAGGCCCGCAGCCAGCCTGCGTCATCGGTGTTCGGCGGCAGCGGCACGTTCACCGCGGTGCCCTCCGCGTTCGGACCGCCCACCTCGTCGGCGAACCCGGTGCCCGGGAAGAGCGCCAGCGGCGTCTCGTGCAGGCTCACCGTGAGCACCCGTGGGTCGTCGTAGAAGGCGTACTGCACGCCGTCGCCGTGGTGCACGTCGACGTCGATGTAGGCCACCCGCTGCGCGCCCTGCTCCAGCAGCCAGGCGATCGCCACCGCAGGATCGTTGTAGACGCAGAACCCGGCGGCCCGGGCCGGCATGGCGTGATGCAGCCCGCCGGCCACGTTCACCGCCCGGCGGGCCGAGCCGTGCCAGACCGCCTGAGCCGCGGCGAGAGTCGCCCCGCAGATGCGCGCCGCCGAGTCGTGCATGTCGTCGAAGACGGGGTTGTCCGGAGTGTTCAGACCCCAGCCGGTGAAGAACGGATCGATCGGCGCCAACCGGACGGCGTCCAAGTAGTCGGGACGATGCACCCGGGTGAGATCAGAATCACTCGCCGGCCGCGGCGTGATCATCTGGACGTGCGGCCGATCAAGGACGCCCAGCTCGCGGGCGAGCGCCATGGTCAGCTCCACCCGCACCGGATTGAGCGGATGATCACCCATGTCATAGTCGAGCAGAGCGCTGTCCCACACCACTGCCGTCGTCTCATCGGCCATGCTCGACATGCTGCCATGCGCCGCGGTCCTCCGACGGTTTGCCGACGCCTCTTTCGCCGCGCCGGGCGACGTGTCGTTAGCACACCTGTTTCGCGGTCGGGTAGGGTCTCTTGGCACTTGCTCGGGGCGGATGTCAACCCCCCGCCGCGCGGTATTATCGCTGCTGGGAGGACCGCATCGTGAATGATCTCGTCGATACCACTTCGCGCGGGTGTACCTGCGACCTCGGAGGTACACGTTGAACGACTTGGTCGATACCACCGAGATGTATCTGAAGACCATCCTCGAGCTCGAGGAAGAGGGTGTTCCGGCCCTCCGCGCCCGGATCGCCGAGCGCCTGCACCAGAGCGGTCCCACGGTCAGCCAGACCGTCGCCCGGATGGAACGGGACGGGCTCCTCACCGTCGAGGGCGACCGCCACCTGGTCCTGACCGAAGCCGGCCGCACGCACGCCATCGCCGTCATGCGCAAGCACCGTCTCGCCGAGCTGCTGCTCGTCAACGTCATCGGCATGCCCTACGAGGAGGCCCACGAAGAGGCCTGCCGCTGGGAGCACGTGATGAGCGACTCAGTCGAGAAGCGGGTCTACGAGCTGCTCAACAAGCCGACCCGCTCGCCGTACGGGAACCCGATCCCCGGCCTCGAACAGCTCGGCGCGCCGGACGAGAGCGCCCAGCCCGCCGACCAGGCCGAACGCAACCTCGCGTTCCCCGGCCTGTCCGGTGACGTCGTGGTCCGGCGGATCTGCGAGAGCGTGCAGACCAACGCGGACGTGCTGCGCCAACTGCACGCCGCCGGCATCGACCCCGGCACCACGGTGACCGTCGCCCAGGAACGGGACGGTGTCACCATCGACCGCTCCGGCGACAAGATCCGTCTGCCGCGTGAGGTGGCGTCCCGGGTGTTCGTGGCGGCTCGCTAGCTGTCGGTGTCCATCGCCTTGGCCAGCTCCAGCAGCTTCGCGTTCATCTTCTTGACGGTGCTGGCCTTCGGCCCCTTGGCGAAGGTGAAACGCAGCGTCTGCAACTGCTTGGCGCTGCTCAGCCAGCCGATCTCGACAGTCGGGCCGTGCCCGCCGGCGGCCTTGGTGTTCAGCAGATAGGCGGCCTTGCCCAGACCCTTGAGCTTGGTCGCCTTCGGCGGCATGCGCTCGGCCAGGAAAAGGGCAGGGGTCGCCTTCGTCGTCTCGACCACGGAGAGCGACAGGTCGGGCCAGGCGGTGTTCACGGTCTGCACCACGCAGGTCGACGTGTCGTCGATCTGCTCCGAGGCGGCGACGGAGAAACGGACGCCGATCTTCTCCTCGATGAAATTCCAGTCCCAGAGGATGCAGGCGCCGCCGGCTGAAGCGGCCGGGACCTCGGCGACGGTGATCGGGGGCGCGGCCGGGCTGGACTCGGCGGGCTTGCTGCAGCCGGGCGCGGCCAGTAGTAGGACGGCGGCGGCCGAGATGGCGAAACGCGTACGCACTCTTGATCCTCCCCGGTACCGGGGACACCGTACTGGCCGTGGGCCTTGAGGGGAAGGGGTTGATCACGCCACATTGGTGTACAGGTAGTGACTGCCTTGGTGGTTACTCTTTGTGTTGTGGCGTGCGCTTTCTGGTCAGGTTGTTCCTGGTGATTTGCGTCGTTGATCTCTGTGGCTGCTTTCTACGGCTGCTCCGTGCGGGAGTGATCACCTGTTCGGAGCAGGGCCGCGGTTTGCGACTTGGCTTGGCTTGCGGCACGGCGCGGCACGGCGCGGCTTGGCCTACGGCGTGGCTGGGCTTTGTGGCGCGGCTTGGTCGGCTTTGTGGCGCGGCGGGGCACGGCGTGGCTTTGTGGCACGGCGTGGCTTTATGGCGCGGCGGGGCGCGGCACGGCGTGGCTTTGTGGCGCGGCGGGGCACGGCGTGGCTTGGCGGCGCGCCGCGCCGTGCGGTGCTTGCCTCGGCTTGCCTTAGCTTGCGGCGCGATGGCGAAGCGACCGCAAGGCTCGCCTCACCTTTTGTGCGGGCTCCAAGGCTCCGTTCAAGCAGCCCTCCGCATTCGTGCCGACCTCCGCGGCAGCCGCATTCCTTCGCCACTTGACGCGCGGTGTCAAGTAACGGAAGGATGGGGACATGGGTGGGAGTGATGAGCTGAGTGAGCAATTGCTTCGGCTGATCGACATACGCCTGCTCGACCCGCTCGAGGTCCTGCTCGAAGATGATCGCGCCATCGACGGGGCGAGGGACAGGCTTCGCGAGCTGACCGCAGACTGGGCCGACGCGATCGAGAACGGGAGCGACGCCGCCGCTATCCGGACGATCGCCCGGCTGATGGCCACGCTCTATCCCGACGATCACGCCTTCGCCCCGCCGGCCGACTGGTGGCGGGCCCCGTTCGGGCAGGCCGTGGTCCGCCGGGTCGGCCACCCGTTCGCCGAGTCCGTGTCGCTGGCCACCGCCGGCGCGATGCTCGGCATCAGCCGGCAGGGCGTGCACGACCTGGTGCGCCGGGGCCGGCTGCCCCGCCACGCGGATGGCGGGGTGCCGGTAGCGGCAATCCGGGAACGACTTCTGCACACGCCTCCCACTTCGCACACGTCTCCGATTTCGCATGCGTCTCCCCTTCTGCATACCTCTCCGGATTTACATGCGTCTCCGGACCTGCATGCGTCTCCGATTTTGCGTAAGCCTCCGATTGAGGAGCCCACATGATCAACGACCGCCTCATCGACGCCGGGGACTTGCCGCTCGCGGTTCGCGATTTCGGTGGCACCGCGCCGCCGCTCCTGCTCCTGCACGGCGCCGGCGGCAACCTCGCGCAGATGACCACGCTGGCGCGTGCGCTGCGCCCCCACCACCGGGTCGTCACCGTCGATCTGCGCGGGCACGGCCGCTCGGGCGACGGCACCTGGACGTGGGACGCCGCCCTCGGTGACCTGGCCGCGGTCTGCGTTCAGCTCGAGCTGGAGCGACCAGCAGTGGTCGGGCACTCCCTCGGCGGCATGCTGGCCGCTCTCTGGGGCCAGCGCCACCCCGAGT is part of the Actinoplanes sp. NBC_00393 genome and harbors:
- a CDS encoding methyl-accepting chemotaxis protein, with the translated sequence MPLTSTTNGRATDSSRTARPTAAPARPAARGADSDATRRQARSVAKQQQAAERIATATAEISAQNAQAAEASRQLTESMQQIAAGAEEASGATQQSLAAMNQVEERVSRQESTTRQVADLSQALQGLLNETRNGISNLLANVDSASTRQTGSVVTITELEKQADEIGEIVKTVAHIADQTNLLALNAAIEAARARQHGKGFAVVADEVRTLAETSERSARQIRDLIDEVRNSVTEIAAAVQGSAETARGEVEKGKTITSQLETIRADMGTIMVGATEMAAAAEQAKRSAASAKQRSEEIAAAAEQQSAACEESLQTVGQQTQALRQSEQAAESLAEVSETLRSSTDIAKSAEEVASAAEELSAAVEEINRAASQINVAINEINTGARTAAEKGQQTAEAVNQIEQGAQLSATRGGAAVERADVILELLATNKEAVDSMIEAIGTAAREGIENVRKVSELEQISRRIDKIVDAIANVSIQTNMLAVNGSVESARAGEFGKGFAVVSTDIRNLARDSADNADRIKDLVKSVQDRIVEVRADLEETSRLSLAEVESAKATTARLEEIERDMQQVRGGNEEVRESAQQIASVLGEVKVGLEQISSSANEAEQLAGQCSTAAREQSQGAEELAAAVEEIAALADELQNAA
- the dtd gene encoding D-aminoacyl-tRNA deacylase; its protein translation is MRALVQTVSRASVQVEDEIVGEIKDGLLVLVGVTHDDTTAKAAELARKTWELRILDGDRSASDENAPVLVVSQFTLYGDARKGRRPTWNAAAPAEVAEPLITSFVEALRARGATVATGRFRAHMLVESVNVGPRTVLLEL
- a CDS encoding sporulation protein, translated to MVFKRMMQALGVGGPSVDTVLANPNTYPGGFLEGQVHIVGGDHAVDVEYLAIGLTTRVEVESGDSEYQSNQEFHRQRLTGSFRLEPGVRHDVPFKFDVPWQTPITVVNGQHLHGMTMGLSTELEVARAVDKTDLDAVAVHPLPAQDRILAALLRLGFRFSKADVEKGRVYGVEQQLPFYQEIEFYPPSQYARGINQLELTFLPTPHKLQVVLELDKRGGMFTEGHDAFGSFDVDYATVDQVDWTARLDQWLRQSAQRRGLF
- the sigB gene encoding RNA polymerase sigma factor SigB; this encodes MKASESKVVVEDSMPDEVEALADLDATDERGVSADLVRAYLNGIGRTRLLTAVEEVTLSKRIEAGLYAEEKLPTAGAELAPLLHIIVAEGKAAKNHLLEANLRLVVSIAKRYTGRGMAFLDLIQEGNLGLIRAVEKFDYTKGYKFSTYATWWIRQAITRAMADQARTIRIPVHMVEQVNRMVRCRRDLAATLGREPSIGEIAKAMDVPEFQVIELISYDREPVSLDQAVGEDGESALGDFVAAVDPNQPGEGVGQGELRSEVEIVLATLSERESAVIRLRFGLDDGRQRTLDEVGREFGLSRERIRQIEKVTMLKLRDPERASRLEAYAV
- a CDS encoding bifunctional acetate--CoA ligase family protein/GNAT family N-acetyltransferase, with product MERSADVLLADGSAAHLRQIRPEDAPAIVDFHSRMSDRTRYLRYFSPYPRIPERDLQRFVNVDHRDREAFVTVADGKITSVGRYERLGPDSPEAEVAFVVEDALQGRGIGSVLLEHLADAARDHGITRFVAEVLPENGGMLRVFGDSGYQVQRRYADGVVHLSFPIAPTEKSREVQESREHLTEARSIARLLAPRGIAIYGASATGHGIGAAMLGNLRDGGYSGAIVPVHPTAERIAGLAAYRTAAEAGAPIDLALIAVPAEAVPEAGADAARAGAGGVVVVSTGFAEAGPEGAAQQRALIERARAVGLRVVGPNSFGIANADPEVRLNATMSPRLPTAGRVGFFSQSGALGVALLAEADRRGLGLSSFVSAGNRADVSGNDLLQYWQDDPGTDVVLLYLETFGNPRKFARLARRMSRIKPVVAVASATRPPGLAGDTPGPDVNAVTALFARSGVIRVDTVQELFDVGMLLAHQPLPAGRRVAVVGNSSALAELAVVACRAAGLVVAEGYPFDAGPSATAHDLADALADAAVDERVDALVAVCAPPVPGQLSDEDADFSAALASVALAGEKPTVAMLVFGKAPPRVPVYPSVEEAVRALARVVNYADWLRRPPGVMPELSGVDPVAAEAAETPEELLAAYGIPVVPSTLAGTEDAAVAAAVELGFPVALKAAGGGLRHRIDLGAVRLALSDPDGVRAAYRELSTEFGTDVLVQTMVPAGVACVVEVLEDPAFGPVVGFGLGGVASELLGDLAWRAAPLTDRAAEALVDEPRAAPLLHGYRGSTPVDRAALIDLLLRVGRLADEHPKVRSLTLNPVLARPDGFSVLHAVVEYGDAGVRPDTGPRRLRSV
- a CDS encoding acetoin utilization protein AcuC, which produces MADETTAVVWDSALLDYDMGDHPLNPVRVELTMALARELGVLDRPHVQMITPRPASDSDLTRVHRPDYLDAVRLAPIDPFFTGWGLNTPDNPVFDDMHDSAARICGATLAAAQAVWHGSARRAVNVAGGLHHAMPARAAGFCVYNDPAVAIAWLLEQGAQRVAYIDVDVHHGDGVQYAFYDDPRVLTVSLHETPLALFPGTGFADEVGGPNAEGTAVNVPLPPNTDDAGWLRAFHAVVPSVVRAFAPEIIISQCGADAHRLDPLADLRLSVDGQRAAYIAIRKLADEVCEGRWVATGGGGYALVEVVPRAWTHLLAVATGEPLAPETPTPPEWRRLASQKRPDARVPETMTDGTTPPVQSWAPGTTDPVDRAILATRSAVFPLHGLDPHDPRD
- a CDS encoding metal-dependent transcriptional regulator; the protein is MNDLVDTTEMYLKTILELEEEGVPALRARIAERLHQSGPTVSQTVARMERDGLLTVEGDRHLVLTEAGRTHAIAVMRKHRLAELLLVNVIGMPYEEAHEEACRWEHVMSDSVEKRVYELLNKPTRSPYGNPIPGLEQLGAPDESAQPADQAERNLAFPGLSGDVVVRRICESVQTNADVLRQLHAAGIDPGTTVTVAQERDGVTIDRSGDKIRLPREVASRVFVAAR